The Onthophagus taurus isolate NC chromosome 2, IU_Otau_3.0, whole genome shotgun sequence genome includes a window with the following:
- the LOC111425972 gene encoding dual specificity protein kinase TTK, with protein sequence MNGNLNNIQNGDKILKDITLIPNSNDNQAIAMPLSAFQQELEEAANEPLFNNVQGDEKLADCSYTSEIDAADELDVANTSFCEDDNLSSSSNTPIKPQFLTPLINKPNKYVGFTPKLTEIHENVKSTNFMQTPNNILLGLDKKPILKNFMTCSRLKDLRNVPSDDLKLSRKLNMSVDGIIERADQISFKHLHDEKRIPLNKAELVEPFKTPKSEYRAGQNLIQHAGVVYSSQKSDKENVLNQLTSVPKLSIKNSLQSEKKFLASLKDEKITKNIPDTKPVLKVTSNVVNQNSQRENHQNENSKKENLNKICTVSTNNNLQQFDEIIVNNIKYLVLNELGKGGSSVVYLCYNMDKKVHRAIKKVNLRGDKLCVEGYINEVRMIHKLQNCDRIIKMYSYEIIKSEKVLYIVMESGDQDLSSILKDLCSNTTHLPIYILIYYWMEMLFAVKQIHENGIIHSDLKPANFLAVRGKLKLIDFGIASTVEHDMTSVVKNVQIGSFNYISPEALHNNSRDTQKAEFKISYKSDVWSLGCILYQFVYGKTPFQHIGNMYAKLGAILDPDQKINYPEANWVPSKIISTIKDCLKYDMKSRPSIDELINQYDIHV encoded by the exons atgaatggaaacttaaataatatacaaaatggagataaaattttaaaagatatcacACTAATTCCCAATAGTAACGATAATCAGGC aattgCTATGCCTTTAAGTGCATTTCAACAGGAACTTGAAGAAGCTGCTAATGAGCCTTTATTCAATAATGTACAAGGTGATGAAAAATTGGCTGATTGTTCGTACACATCAGAAATAGATGCAGCCGATGAATTAGATGTAGCTAATACTTCTTTTTGTGAAGACGATAATTTATCATCAAGTTCAAATACTCCCAtaaaacctcaatttttaacgCCTTTAATAAATAAGCCTAATAAATATGTTGGATTCACTCCAAAATTAACAGAAATCCACGAAAATGTAAAATCTACCAATTTTATGCAAACaccaaataatattttacttggtttagataaaaaaccgattttaaagaattttatgaCTTGTTCACGATTAAAAGATTTACGTAACGTACCTAGCGATGATCTAAAATTAAGTAGAAAATTGAATATGTCTGTTGATGGGATTATTGAAAGAGCTGATCAAATATCGTTTAAACATTTACATGATGAAAAAAGGATACCGTTGAATAAAGCGGAATTAGTTGAACCTTTTAAAACGCCAAAAAGCGAATACAGGGCGGGTCAGAATTTGATTCAACACGCAGGGGTTGTATATTCCTCTCAAAAATCtgataaagaaaatgttttaaatcaattaacaaGTGTACcgaaattatcaataaaaaattcattacaAAGTGAGAAGAAGTTTCTTGCCTCGTTAAAGGatgaaaaaataacaaaaaatataccaGACACAAAACCTGTTCTAAAAGTAACTTCAAATGTGGTAAATCAAAATAGTCAAAGagaaaatcaccaaaatgaaaattcaaaaaaagaaaatttgaataaaatttgtacagTTTCAACAAATAACAACCTACAGCAATTTGATGAAATCattgtaaataatataaaatatctgGTTTTAAATGAATTGGGTAAAGGTGGATCATCTGTGGTGTACCTTTGTTATAACATGGATAAGAAAGTTCATAGagcaattaaaaaagttaatttaagaGGAGATAAGTTGTGTGTAGAGGGATATATTAATGAAGTCAGAATGATACATAAGTTACAAAATTGTGATAGAATAATCAAAATGTATTCATA tgaaattataaaatcagAAAAAGTCCTGTATATAGTTATGGAATCAGGCGACCAGGATTTATCAAGTATACTAAAAGATTTATGTTCAAATACAACACATTTACCTATTTACATATTGATATATTATTGGATGGAAATGTTATTTGCTGTTAAACAAATTCACGAAAATg GAATTATACATTCCGATTTAAAACCTGCAAATTTCCTCGCCGTTCgaggtaaattaaaattaatagacTTTGGAATCGCATCGACTGTTGAGCATGATATGACATCAGTAGTAAAGAATGTACAAATCGGTTCGTTTAATTATATTAGTCCGGAAGCTTTACACAATAACAGTCGAGACACACAAAAAGCCGAATTTaag attaGTTATAAATCAGATGTTTGGTCATTGGGTTGCATTTTATATCAATTTGTCTATGGCAAAACTCCTTTTCAACACATTGGTAATATGTACGCGAAATTGGGTGCAATATTAGATCCTGAccagaaaattaattatcctgAAGCTAATTGGGTcccatcaaaaattatttcaaccATAAAAGACTGTCTTAAATACGACATGAAATCAAGACCTTCGAttgatgaattaattaatcaatatgATATTCatgtttaa